DNA from Yamadazyma tenuis chromosome 5, complete sequence:
TCCATTTACTATGGAAACTTGAACAGTCTTTCAGATCGACTGTTTGCTAAccacaacttcaaaatcatcgtCAACTGCTTGCCTACCTataagttcttgaaccGTTTGGACCACCAGTCACACGGCGTGTCATTGTCGTCGGATGTTATTGTTCTCTCGTTGGACTTGGGTTTTGATATTAACAAGTACTCTGAGCACGAAAAGCAGTTGCTCGACGAGTTCACTAGCACCTACAATAAGGTGCTTCAGAACTTCATGAGCTTCTTTGTCACTTATAACGACAACATCTCCAACCATATCCACGGGTTacccaacaacttgaatttgaatttgCAGCACCCGATTTTGACGGGtaatttgaagaacaatctcttcaaattgataCGAATCatcaagcttttcaagattATCAACAGCTCGATTGAAGTGCTTGTGGTGGGGGAGTTTAACGAAAACTGCTCCAAAGCACTTCTCATTGGATACTTGATGGATAACTATAATTACAACCTCAATGCGTGTTTGCACTACTTGAGTGGCCGTGTGGCcctcaacttcaactccaactacTACAACGACTTGCTAATTCTtgagaacttgaagaagttctACCGAGAAAATAGTGATATCAAGCTGGGTTCGAGtgtgttgttcaacaacaaagatGGTAAGAGGGCGAGAGATGATGACGGGGTGTGTGGTAAGCGGGCAAGATGGGAAAGTGGGAGGGTTTAGGTTTTGTATTAAATGACTGTATGTAAAAATATACtattgaacaattgaacTAGTGCCTGCGTGGTTTCGTGAATATGTGTAGCACCGAGTGTGATGACCGACTTCTCTACTGAGGTACAGTGAACCCGACCCGGTTGGCTGACTTCTCCACTGTTTCTGACTGGTCCATCCCGAGTCCCAGGTTGTACCGCTCAATCAACTCCTGGTACGTCCTTTGTCCGTAGAGGAAATCACTGACATTCTTAAAATGCTGCTGTTGAATCCGAGTTGGGTTTGGATTTTCTGCACTGAACTCAGCGAAAAGCTGCTTAAAcgcttcttcaaactttgccgatggtttcaaatcaacttgcaagttcttcaactgaGCATCCACCTCTGCGATGGACCGGTTCTGcttgatgagttgaatCTTCTTATATTCAAGCATAGCTTTGTTCTTGGCGAGATTGGACTTCTCGTGAACCTTGTGGCTTCTTGCCGCTATC
Protein-coding regions in this window:
- a CDS encoding uncharacterized protein (EggNog:ENOG503P523) codes for the protein MIGNYPMRQDYTSLDHHHCSPNDHLQPALVQVCPSIYYGNLNSLSDRSFANHNFKIIVNCLPTYKFLNRLDHQSHGVSLSSDVIVLSLDLGFDINKYSEHEKQLLDEFTSTYNKVLQNFMSFFVTYNDNISNHIHGLPNNLNLNLQHPILTGNLKNNLFKLIRIIKLFKIINSSIEVLVVGEFNENCSKALLIGYLMDNYNYNLNACLHYLSGRVALNFNSNYYNDLLILENLKKFYRENSDIKSGSSVLFNNKDGKRARDDDGVCGKRARWESGRV
- a CDS encoding uncharacterized protein (COG:S; EggNog:ENOG503P79W), yielding MLPVYKNIIKELRVIAARSHKVHEKSNLAKNKAMLEYKKIQLIKQNRSIAEVDAQLKNLQVDLKPSAKFEEAFKQLFAEFSAENPNPTRIQQQHFKNVSDFLYGQRTYQELIERYNSGLGMDQSETVEKSANRVGFTVPQ